In Tenebrio molitor chromosome 8, icTenMoli1.1, whole genome shotgun sequence, a genomic segment contains:
- the LOC138136763 gene encoding phospholipase A2 inhibitor beta-like translates to MSKLLFLIFLYLVRSATPDFTFKNVMVTCEDASDEEVPFGTVVTANKLKPHLPSSSCEKISIQHASIPALNPGSLADITNISLLLLENDNIQTVAPGAFENVAVDEALSLKSNKLREIRRGVFNHVRTRNLVLSYNEISRVDSAAFDNMTLLETLFLDNNRLKSIDSEWFKDSPKLKKLNLQNNQILEIPPDAFKNLANNGALQINLNHNFISIVSPDAFRTARKIQFLGLAYNQLSFLPRDWLRRVKMNLLNLSNNRFACLNGGLAGRHSTNWVDGNPWNCKCLEDLKKMEHGTFGSIQADEALQRCSQVASNLLK, encoded by the coding sequence ATGTCCAAACTGTTGTTCTTGATCTTTTTGTATCTGGTGCGCAGCGCCACACCCGATTTCACTTTCAAAAATGTGATGGTGACTTGTGAAGACGCCTCCGACGAGGAAGTCCCGTTCGGGACTGTGGTCACAGCCAATAAACTGAAGCCCCACTTGCCTAGTTCTTCCTGTGAGAAGATCTCGATCCAGCACGCTTCCATCCCGGCGTTGAATCCTGGTTCTTTGGCGGACATCACCAACATCTCGCTTCTCTTGTTGGAGAACGACAACATCCAAACGGTCGCACCTGGAGCGTTCGAAAACGTCGCCGTCGACGAGGCCCTCTCGTTGAAATCAAACAAACTGAGAGAAATCAGACGTGGAGTGTTCAACCACGTCCGCACCCGCAATCTTGTCTTGAGCTACAACGAGATCTCGCGCGTGGACTCAGCAGCTTTCGACAACATGACCCTCCTGGAGACGCTGTTTCTCGACAACAACAGACTCAAGAGTATTGACAGCGAGTGGTTCAAGGACTCGCCCAAGCTCAAAAAGCTCAATTTGCAGAACAACCAGATCCTGGAGATTCCCCCAGACGCCTTCAAGAACTTGGCCAATAACGGAGCTTTGCAGATCAATCTCAACCACAACTTCATCTCGATTGTTAGTCCTGACGCCTTCAGGACTGCCAGGAAGATACAGTTTTTGGGGCTGGCCTACAACCAGCTCAGCTTCTTGCCCAGGGATTGGCTGAGGAGAGTCAAAATGAACCTGCTCAACCTGTCCAACAACAGATTCGCGTGTTTGAACGGGGGGCTAGCGGGGAGACACTCCACCAATTGGGTCGACGGGAATCCCTGGAACTGCAAGTGCTTGGAAGACCTGAAGAAGATGGAACACGGGACTTTTGGCAGCATCCAGGCGGACGAGGCGCTTCAGAGGTGCAGCCAAGTGGCTTCGAATTTGCTAAAATGA
- the LOC138136761 gene encoding methionine aminopeptidase 1 isoform X1, whose amino-acid sequence MSTFGTCETPGCGNTAKLQCPTCLKLGIQGSFYCSQECFKNNWKNHKIIHSLAKGENPDKPRETSYNPWPYYTFTGQLRPFAQTPKRTVPEAIARPDYAEHPQGLPLSEQAVKGSGQIKILDDEEIEGMRVSCKLGREVLDEAARVCDVGVTTDEIDRAVHEACLERDCYPSPLNYYEFPASCCTSVNEVICHGIPDTRPLKDGDLCNVDITVYHRGFHGDLNETFFVGNVSDKHKNLVKVTYECLSKAIGIVKPGEKYREIGNVIQKHAQAHGYSVVRSYCGHGIHRLFHTAPNVPHYAKNRAVGVMKPGHCFTIEPMISMGTWRDEMWPDKWTAVTADGQWSAQFEQTLLVNETGCEILTRRRNSEGTPHFMDKM is encoded by the exons ATGTCCACTTTTGGCACTTGCGAAACCCCCGGTTGCGGCAACACCGCCAAACTGCAGTGCCCCACTTGCCTGAAACTGGGCATCCAAGGTTCGTTTTATTGTTCGCAAGAGTGCTTCAAAAACAACTGGAAGAACCACAAAATCATCCACTCTTTAGCCA AGGGCGAAAACCCTGATAAGCCCCGGGAGACTTCGTATAACCCCTGGCCGTACTATACCTTCACGGGGCAGCTCCGCCCTTTCGCGCAGACCCCCAAGCGCACGGTCCCCGAGGCGATCGCGCGCCCCGACTACGCCGAGCACCCTCAAGGGCTGCCGCTAAGCGAGCAGGCTGTCAAAGGCTCGGGGCAGATCAAGATCCTCGACGATGAGGAGATCGAGGGGATGCGTGTTTCGTGCAAGCTGGGCCGCGAGGTGCTGGACGAGGCGGCGAGAGTCTGCGACGTGGGGGTGACCACCGACGAGATCGATCGGGCGGTGCACGAGGCGTGCCTCGAGCGGGACTGCTACCCTTCCCCTTTGAACTACTACGAGTTCCCCGCGTCGTGCTGCACCTCGGTCAACGAGGTGATCTGTCACGGGATCCCCGACACTCGACCCCTCAAAGACGGGGATCTGTGCAACGTGGACATCACGGTGTACCACCGGGGCTTCCACGGCGACCTCAACGAGACGTTCTTCGTGGGGAACGTGAGCGACAAGCACAAGAATCTGGTCAAAGTCACGTACGAGTGCCTTAGCAAAGCGATAGGAATCGTCAAGCCGGGGGAGAAGTACAGGGAGATCGGGAACGTGATACAGAAGCACGCACAAGCGCACGGGTACTCCGTGGTGAGGAGCTACTGCGGACACGGAATCCACAGACTGTTCCACACCGCCCCCAACGTGCCCCACTATGCCA AAAACCGCGCCGTGGGGGTGATGAAACCCGGCCACTGCTTCACCATCGAGCCCATGATCTCCATGGGGACCTGGCGCGACGAGATGTGGCCCGACAAGTGGACAGCGGTCACGGCTGACGGCCAATGGTCGGCTCAATTCGAACAAACTCTCCTCGTAAACGAAACAGGCTGTGAAATCCTCACCAGACGACGGAACTCGGAGGGGACACCCCACTTTATGgataaaatgtaa
- the LOC138136761 gene encoding methionine aminopeptidase 1 isoform X2 — MIAFLSGYFAPKGENPDKPRETSYNPWPYYTFTGQLRPFAQTPKRTVPEAIARPDYAEHPQGLPLSEQAVKGSGQIKILDDEEIEGMRVSCKLGREVLDEAARVCDVGVTTDEIDRAVHEACLERDCYPSPLNYYEFPASCCTSVNEVICHGIPDTRPLKDGDLCNVDITVYHRGFHGDLNETFFVGNVSDKHKNLVKVTYECLSKAIGIVKPGEKYREIGNVIQKHAQAHGYSVVRSYCGHGIHRLFHTAPNVPHYAKNRAVGVMKPGHCFTIEPMISMGTWRDEMWPDKWTAVTADGQWSAQFEQTLLVNETGCEILTRRRNSEGTPHFMDKM, encoded by the exons ATGATCGCGTTCCTGTCCGGGTACTTCGCCCCAA AGGGCGAAAACCCTGATAAGCCCCGGGAGACTTCGTATAACCCCTGGCCGTACTATACCTTCACGGGGCAGCTCCGCCCTTTCGCGCAGACCCCCAAGCGCACGGTCCCCGAGGCGATCGCGCGCCCCGACTACGCCGAGCACCCTCAAGGGCTGCCGCTAAGCGAGCAGGCTGTCAAAGGCTCGGGGCAGATCAAGATCCTCGACGATGAGGAGATCGAGGGGATGCGTGTTTCGTGCAAGCTGGGCCGCGAGGTGCTGGACGAGGCGGCGAGAGTCTGCGACGTGGGGGTGACCACCGACGAGATCGATCGGGCGGTGCACGAGGCGTGCCTCGAGCGGGACTGCTACCCTTCCCCTTTGAACTACTACGAGTTCCCCGCGTCGTGCTGCACCTCGGTCAACGAGGTGATCTGTCACGGGATCCCCGACACTCGACCCCTCAAAGACGGGGATCTGTGCAACGTGGACATCACGGTGTACCACCGGGGCTTCCACGGCGACCTCAACGAGACGTTCTTCGTGGGGAACGTGAGCGACAAGCACAAGAATCTGGTCAAAGTCACGTACGAGTGCCTTAGCAAAGCGATAGGAATCGTCAAGCCGGGGGAGAAGTACAGGGAGATCGGGAACGTGATACAGAAGCACGCACAAGCGCACGGGTACTCCGTGGTGAGGAGCTACTGCGGACACGGAATCCACAGACTGTTCCACACCGCCCCCAACGTGCCCCACTATGCCA AAAACCGCGCCGTGGGGGTGATGAAACCCGGCCACTGCTTCACCATCGAGCCCATGATCTCCATGGGGACCTGGCGCGACGAGATGTGGCCCGACAAGTGGACAGCGGTCACGGCTGACGGCCAATGGTCGGCTCAATTCGAACAAACTCTCCTCGTAAACGAAACAGGCTGTGAAATCCTCACCAGACGACGGAACTCGGAGGGGACACCCCACTTTATGgataaaatgtaa
- the LOC138136766 gene encoding peptide deformylase, mitochondrial-like, with product MSVSTWLARTQMRHFSFKKVISWYSGLVKGKSPEAPYEHVVQIGDPTLRAVSLEIPSDLVKSPEIKFLIDRMRKVMRKYKCVGLAAPQIGAPFRLFVMEFAEEHLQDFSEKERESREMQIVPFTVVINPSVRVTDYKKLTFTEYCASVKGFQAEVPRCRGVHLTGLNEENERFEMECVGWPARIVQHEMDHLNGRVYTDVMDRKSLACSCWQVVNERGGKVELPYGAH from the exons atgtcgGTTTCTACGTGGTTAGCTCGCACCCAAATGCGCCacttcagttttaaaaaagttatttcGTGGTATTCGGGTCTCGTGAAGGGCAAATCTCCCGAAGCCCCCTACGAGCACGTCGTCCAAATCGGGGACCCCACACTTAGGGCCGTGTCGTTGGAAATCCCGTCAGATCTAGTGAAATCGCCggagataaaatttttaattgatagaATGAGAAAGGTGATGCGGAAGTACAAATGTGTAGGACTTGCGGCGCCACAGATCGGCGCCCCTTTTAGACTGTTTGTGATGGAGTTCGCCGAAGAACACCTCCAAGATTTCAGCGAAAAGGAACGCGAGAGCAGAGAAATGCAAATTGTTCCGTTTACA gTGGTGATCAATCCGTCAGTCCGAGTGACCGACTACAAGAAACTCACATTCACGGAGTACTGCGCAAGCGTGAAAGGCTTCCAGGCCGAAGTCCCCAGGTGCAGGGGTGTACACTTGACAGGTCTCAATGAGGAGAATGAGAGGTTTGAGATGGAGTGCGTGGGCTGGCCCGCCAGGATAGTCCAACACGAGATGGACCACCTCAACGGACGGGTCTACACCGACGTAATGGACAGGAAGAGCTTGGCTTGCAGCTGTTGGCAAGTCGTGAACGAGAGAGGGGGCAAAGTGGAGTTGCCGTATGGGGcccattaa